In Deltaproteobacteria bacterium, the DNA window CTCGCCTTTCCCTTGGGGACCACGGGGTAGCTGAACCCGATCACGTAGATTCCCTCTCCCAGCAGATCACGGGCCATATCCTGGGCCAGCTTGGCATCCCCCAGCATAATCGGGACGATCGGATGGGGGCTGTCTGTGATGTCGAACCCCTTGGCCCGCATCTCACTGCGGAAATAGCGCGTGTTCTCTTCCAGTGTCTTCCGCAGCTCGTCGCTCCGGCTGATCAGATCGATCGCACAGAGAGAGGCATAAACGATGGGAGGCGCCACCGAGTTGGAAAAGAGATACGGCCTGGAACGCTGCCTGAGGTATTCGACGATGAAGGCCCTGCCGGTGGTGAACCCCCCGGTCGCCCCGCCCAGGGCCTTGCCCAGGGTAGAGGTGATGATGTCCACCTTATCCCCCACACCGAAGTACTCTGGTGTACCGCGCCCGCTTTTTCCGACAAAACCGGTGGCATGGGAGTCGTCCACCATCACGACCGCATCATAGGCCTCCGCCAGTTCACAGATCTTGTCCAAGGGTGCGAAATCCCCATCCATGCTGAAGACTCCGTCTGTGGCGATCATTCTCACCCGGGAGCCCGATGACTCCTTCAGCTGTTTCTCTAAATCGGCCATGTCGGCATGGGCGTATCTCTTCCGGCTCGCCTTGCACAGCCGGATTCCGTCGATGATACTCGCATGGTTGAGGGCATCGCTGATAACCACGTCCTCCTCCCCCAGAAGGGCCTCGAAGAGGCCGCCGTTCGCATCGAAACAGGAGGAATAGAGGATGGTGTCTTCTGTACCGAGAAACTCGGTGATCTTCTTCTCCAGATCCTTGTGGATGTCCTGGGTTCCACAGATGAAGCGAACCGAGGACATACCGAAGCCACGCTCTTCCAGCCCCTTCCGCGCAGCTTCCACAACCTCCTTGTAGGACGACAGCCCGAGATAGTTGTTGGCACAGAGGTTGATCACCTCCCCTTCGGGAACCTTGATCCGAGATCCCTGGGGGGTTAGAATGACTCTCTCTTCTTTGTAAAGGCCCGCGGATCGAACCTCTCCCATCTCCTTTTCCAAGATCCCCCTCAATGTCCGATCCATGTTTTCCTCCTTTCCATCGATTTCCGACGCCTTCGCGTCATCAAAGTCCCCCGGGCACCCGGCCCGCGTCCCGAAACCGACACGCCCACATAGGACCCAGAAGCATTTTACTCCCCATCGGCGAGTCGAGTCCATTCGTTGATGGCGTCCAGGTACACAAAGGTCTCGGTCGTATTGATCCCACCGATTCTGGAGAGCTCATCCACGAGAAATCTTCTCAATTCCTGCCGGGATTCAAAGAAAACCCGGACGAGAAGATCGTACCTCCCCGTAACATTGCACACCGATGTAACCCCGTGAAGCCGGGAGATCCTTGC includes these proteins:
- the kbl gene encoding glycine C-acetyltransferase, which produces MDRTLRGILEKEMGEVRSAGLYKEERVILTPQGSRIKVPEGEVINLCANNYLGLSSYKEVVEAARKGLEERGFGMSSVRFICGTQDIHKDLEKKITEFLGTEDTILYSSCFDANGGLFEALLGEEDVVISDALNHASIIDGIRLCKASRKRYAHADMADLEKQLKESSGSRVRMIATDGVFSMDGDFAPLDKICELAEAYDAVVMVDDSHATGFVGKSGRGTPEYFGVGDKVDIITSTLGKALGGATGGFTTGRAFIVEYLRQRSRPYLFSNSVAPPIVYASLCAIDLISRSDELRKTLEENTRYFRSEMRAKGFDITDSPHPIVPIMLGDAKLAQDMARDLLGEGIYVIGFSYPVVPKGKARIRVQVSAAHTREELDRAIEAFTRVGRRYEVIK